From the genome of Uranotaenia lowii strain MFRU-FL chromosome 1, ASM2978415v1, whole genome shotgun sequence, one region includes:
- the LOC129742254 gene encoding serine/threonine-protein kinase greatwall — MMEDQHNVTPKKKSLEADSFLKSLAKFTAPASNSPKLPSIKDFCILKPISRGAFGKVFLGYKNNDHNKLFAIKVMRKSEMINKNMVSQVITERNALALSRSPFCVTLYYSLQTISSVYLVMEYMVGGDLKSLLAMYGFFEESAARFYAAEICLALQYLHRHGIVHRDIKPDNMLVAASGHVKLTDFGLSRIEMRRDLEISDLINCSPNLNARTPGQLLSLTSHLSFGSHEKRQQELIADKEPLHVTSDQESDSSFTNSKQNDSKMSGVSPFYSAEQNGSLIEGFKDYRISVEQDRTTDLTSSYYTCNSSVDGRGSSGSYESLQNTDSLPNPVKITINHTQEGKCGKQSMRVTSNKENIDISNTSAPASGEDRKMKDSMDYLLEIPGHKSHKTHVSNDSGVSSRKSDISNIPAELSAIEKAECSNNSNKDEYSCSDFSRSYSVSNINESTSSKLHYDSPVKNGSRCFKLPECFRGIKRRRHPVSRVDSLASDPDGSSTSTGLTQEIDVLDIGSSTPKKRKATSPAIKGVLKVRSLSDDEMPLTNDHLGTVLFSTPVSSQKIRREGGQLGKLKSTRFALPSSVEQTRKVQPFLKITDESVMSPICTNQSTSVVQNTPKTVKTPFRTPKSVRRAPIGSDERILGTPDYLAPELLLQHGHGPAVDWWALGVCLYEFMTGVPPFNDETPQKVFENILSRNIEWPQDDESLSAEAVEAVEQLLEMDPQKRPQAQQMQEMAFFEPIQWDSLESSAPPFVPNPDDPQDTGYFEARNVMQHLKLSNFDLDAY; from the exons ATGATGGAGGATCAGCACAATGTTACCCCGAAAAAGAAATCACTGGAGGCCGACTCGTTTCTGAAGTCACTGGCCAAATTTACCGCCCCGGCTAGCAACAGTCCCAAG CTACCATCTATCAAGGACTTTTGTATCCTGAAACCGATCAGCCGGGGAGCTTTCGGGAAAGTTTTTCTTGGTTACAAAAACAATGACCACAACAAGTTGTTCGCTATCAAG GTGATGCGCAAATCGGAGATGATAAACAAGAACATGGTGTCCCAAGTTATCACCGAACGAAACGCCCTGGCCTTATCGCGGAGTCCCTTCTGCGTCACTCTGTACTATTCACTGCAAACCATTTCTTCGGTTTATCTGGTGATGGAGTACATGGTTGGAGGAGATCTAAAATCTCTGCTTGCCATGTATGGATTCTTTGAGGAGTCTGCGGCCAGATTTTACGCGGCCGAGATCTGTCTAGCCTTGCAGTATTTGCATCGGCACGGTATTGTCCATCGCGACATAAAACCAGATAACATGCTAGTAGCGGCAAGTGGCCACGTGAAGCTGACGGACTTCGGACTCAGCAGGATCGAGATGCGTCGGGACCTAGAGATTTCGGATTTGATAAATTGTTCGCCAAATTTAAACGCTCGCACACCCGGCCAACTGCTATCGCTCACGTCTCATCTATCGTTTGGGTCCCACGAAAAAAGGCAACAAGAACTTATCGCCGACAAAGAACCTTTGCACGTTACTTCGGACCAGGAATCAGATTCATCTTTCACAAACTCTAAACAGAACGATAGTAAAATGTCCGGTGTTAGTCCGTTTTATTCCGCCGAGCAAAACGGCAGCCTTATCGAAGGTTTCAAAGACTACCGAATATCGGTGGAACAGGACCGAACGACAGATTTGACGTCGTCCTATTATACGTGCAATTCGAGTGTTGATGGTAGAGGCAGTAGCGGAAGCTACGAATCACTGCAAAATACTGATAGTCTTCCGAATCCTGTTAAGATAACGATTAATCACACCCAAGAGGGGAAATGTGGTAAACAATCTATGCGCGTCACTAGTAATAAGGAAAACATAGACATTAGTAATACGTCAGCGCCAGCTAGCGGCGAGGACCGGAAGATGAAAGATTCCATGGATTATTTGCTAGAG ATTCCCGGTCACAAATCGCATAAAACTCATGTCAGCAACGATTCGGGAGTATCCAGTAGGAAAAGTGACATATCCAACATTCCTGCTGAGCTTTCCGCAATTGAGAAAGCTGAATGTTCCAATAACAGCAACAAAGATGAATACTCGTGTTCGGATTTTTCTCGGAG TTACAGCGTTAGTAATATAAACGAATCGACTAGTTCAAAACTTCACTACGATTCTCCAGTGAAAAATGGATCTCGCTGCTTCAAACTTCCCGAATGCTTcag AGGCATTAAACGGCGACGGCATCCCGTGAGTCGGGTGGATTCGTTGGCTTCCGATCCGGACGGAAGCTCAACCAGTACCGGTTTGACGCAGGAAATAGACGTCCTCGATATAGGCAGCAGTACGCCGAAAAAACGGAAAGCCACCTCTCCGGCTATCAAGGGTGTGCTCAAGGTTCGGTCCCTATCGGATGATGAGATGCCGCTGACAAATGATCACCTCGGAACGGTTCTGTTTTCAACGCCGGTTTCATCGCAAAAAATCCGCCGCGAAGGTGGCCAGCTGGGGAAGCTTAAAAGCACCAGATTTGCTCTGCCATCCTCCGTCGAGCAGACAAGAAAGGTGCaaccttttttgaaaataaccgATGAATCTGTGATGTCCCCAATTTGTACAAATCAAAGCACATCGGTTGTCCAAAATACACCCAAGACTGTCAAGACGCCTTTCCGGACGCCAAAATCCGTGCGTAGAGCACCGATCGGATCAGACGAAAGAATACTAGGAACTCCAGACTATCTCGCCCCGGAATTGTTGCTTCAACATGGACATGGTCCTGCAGTCGATTGGTGGGCTTTAGGCGTTTGCCTTTACGAGTTCATGACAGGTGTTCCACCATTTAATGACGAAACGCCGCAgaaagtgtttgaaaatattctcaGTCGGAACATTGAGTGGCCCCAGGACGACGAATCGCTATCAGCAGAAGCCGTCGAAGCCGTAGAACAGCTTCTCGAAATGGATCCCCAAAAACGGCCACAGGCTCAGCAAATGCAGGAAATGGCCTTCTTCGAACCGATCCAATGGGATTCCCTGGAAAGTTCCGCTCCTCCATTTGTACCTAATCCCGATGATCCACAAGACACCGGCTATTTCGAGGCGCGCAATGTGATGCAACATCTGAAGCTGTCCAACTTCGATCTGGACGCATACTGA